One stretch of Tribolium castaneum strain GA2 chromosome 5, icTriCast1.1, whole genome shotgun sequence DNA includes these proteins:
- the LOC657571 gene encoding protein artichoke, translating to MNFPRWFLLFLTIVSAEKCPPQELILPCRCKDKGPETQIWCSHSDLPSVLDGLKAIGQVMHDPIDELILENNYLPSLSGRTFVPLKIMRLMLRHNGLERVSSDWLAGLENVLMELFLVEPHLRSLPDDSLRQLGRLEAVTIQTNLMKRLPVFANLPKLKYVQVESLSLLELTSRHFKDLPVLDAVHITNAPRLTRLEANIFQDLPKLALLNISYCGVDWMHPRAITRLPTLKELSLVGNKIVDVAMVGRGTRDLPQLEILRLDHNYIDKISEAAFVDFTSLKKLYLSNNHISELQYGAFHRVPQLRSLDLNRNMVRRVHPESFLQHSGSGLEELWLVDNDISHVGELRSLLDALPRLIFLDLSYNNLEAIPFGAIRGHPTLERLHLDYNKISLIDPEAFMAMPALRELRLRNNSLSDVLPGPLWNLPALKGLDLSGNFYRKLGPQLLMNLPSLRKIDLSQNELSFVDPSSFMPTQALEHINLSRNALATLHPATFRPLLSLYELDVSHNYLVEFVPNLPRGLEYIHMSHNEISHIPIPPSLDLDLPSLRMLDISHNRVPQIPPNSLKSLPQLRRLFIGRNAVQNLEEHSLAGLSRLEVLDLDTNNLVQVHRNSLSQMEDLKELNLRNNRLDYLPPDLFKDSQGLRKLDVSRNKLSEVAPGVLNRTKKLHVLDASNNFLVHLPPNLFGMKNLQVLDLTGNRLKFLNPEILRSLASLSELRLANNFIQDLKMGVFDNLQHLRLLNLERNEIEVIEPNAVRALPLLKTLKVSRNKLREVPNFAFSKLPGLQVAELQENQIRVIDSKAFHLVPHLVLLNLSHNHLGALDDAGLRSLKSLEMLDVSGNHIARIGSASLEKMEWLVELRMNDNNICAVHGAPFDGMPRLRVLNLRNNKMVSLPESAVMKLRSNIAVLDLDGNPLSCGCNLLWLQAWLQEGSSMGPRCIDGSLLRELRLSRQECLPEDRNAELVAPGCESELLTAPNTFGTSQIFSPWMNLKSNISKEQKNHLAPSPEESEYFYDEYIDYPYNETQQNLVENVTQSPHYIPGDTPTLYAAPQNKSRPDIPKEVTNSPSTSGFTFFGVPLPALNLKNLLGGGTGRMDDNKMTMERKMAIVNKPPRSGARGGLGLPNLPEIQTGGFVPLLPGEGGFKPIPNPNLQQPQATNITFSTVFPTEASPKIDNVTTLPPPTTTTAPPIMHNVSIVTEQKTQIFAKIEEITTNTSMVSSTTLETPPVREEVVEKITSTTPETKIMEVVETTELSTTELIETVSTPKDEVKKVATPLSALLAPGGQQPEFRPAGRPTITKVPSPHVSGSAPLLSNPSFAEIVQPLDDNIEKIADVQSTTDTSWYFANYNKTNLEPFVGVSQSVLSSKGDCLKFGFWKIVLVLIVGVNLLRCSTPTSSASSAPISLGTCSKVLLVGDPSSCTSSTAWYASVGSPKSLGLASIITKTELGLGPVWYQPTTRSRALTFLNIPYMFSNRIVTCKTVGNVEDAFGPPAPQEHPHDTFLVPDLAHAVEVVDHTQQNQRVDHNFGREPHKNTCQGLTKMQVSDPNNVKIYNLSAGKSLPEWLSERKRRALLKKDVDIRRRIELIQDFDMPGLSTTVKVSKDGQYVLATGIYKPRIKCFDVNNLSLKFERCFDSEAVTFEILSDDYSKLVFLQCDRYIEFHAAHGRYYRLRIPKFGRDMRYHYPSCDLFVVGASSDIYRLNLERGQFMTPYTSTASAINKCAINPVHNLLVCGTQEGRVEAWDPRSKGLVGTLDCAFNCVTENKELEGFPSVSALAFDGALTMGVGTATGQVLLYDIRSNKPFCIKDHMYGLPIKDVEFHHQQDLIFSMDSSVLKIWDKNNGKLFTSIEASTEFNNLCVVPKTGLFFIANENTKIQTYYIPSLGPAPRWASFLDSLTEELEESNSENIYDDYKFVTKQELENLGLDHLIGTNLLRAYMHGYFMDVRLYKKAKSVANPFEFEEYRKKKIRETIEKERVNRVQVNKLPKVNKDLALKLMNDQVKDKKKKENANLLEDTRFKALFENPDFEVDKNADEFRLLNPVLSRLDKSKKKEMLKKIQSEDFEPIDEELEGKNSSEESSDDYEEESSEDETLTKEIKQQHRIINREHRLKQRQEDYEEMKAQPQMFELRQGEEYKGIHSLRKKINKAPLEERVKSETSSVRLLGSVGSREMTFSTHKKRKVSDLKNKKHMQERKRLSRPVPGRRNPFSRKKL from the exons ATGAATTTTCCACGGTGGTTTCTCCTTTTCCTGACGATTGTTTCGGCGGAAAAGTGCCCCCCACAGGAGCTCATCCTGCCGTGCAGATGCAAAGACAAAGGACCCGAAACACAAATATG GTGCTCGCACAGTGACCTCCCCAGCGTGCTCGACGGCCTCAAGGCCATCGGCCAGGTCATGCACGACCCAATCGACGAACTCATCCTCGAGAATAACTACCTCCCTTCGCTCTCCGGCCGCACTTTCGTCcctttgaaaataatgagacTGATGCTGCGCCACAACGGCCTGGAGAGGGTCTCGAGCGACTGGCTGGCAGGCCTGGAGAATGTGCTGATGGAGCTGTTCCTGGTCGAGCCGCATTTGCGGAGCCTTCCGGACGACTCTCTAAGACAGTTGGGGCGTCTGGAGGCCGTCACCATCCAGACTAATTTAATGAAACGGTTACcggtttttgcaaatttgccgaAATTGAAGTACGTCCAGGTGGAGTCACTGTCGCTCCTGGAGTTGACGTCCAGACACTTCAAGGATTTGCCGGTTCTGGACGCCGTACACATCACCAACGCCCCCAGGTTGACGCGACTCGAAGCCAACATTTTCCAGGACTTGCCCAAACTGGCCCTTTTAAATATCTCGTACTGTGGGGTCGACTGGATGCACCCCAGAGCCATTACCCGGTTACCAACCCTCAAGGAGCTATCGCTGGTCGGGAACAAGATCGTGGACGTGGCCATGGTGGGTCGGGGGACTAGGGACCTACCCCAGCTAGAAATCCTCCGCCTGGACCACAACTACATCGACAAAATATCAGAAGCAGCGTTCGTTGACTTCACCTCCCTCAAAAAACTCTACCTGTCCAATAACCACATCAGCGAGTTACAATACGGGGCGTTTCACCGCGTCCCTCAATTGAGGAGTTTGGACCTCAACAGGAACATGGTCAGGCGGGTGCACCCGGAGAGCTTCCTCCAACACTCCGGGAGTGGCTTGGAGGAGCTGTGGCTCGTAGACAACGACATCAGCCACGTGGGGGAGCTCAGATCACTCCTGGACGCGCTCCCAAGACTAATTTTCCTAGACTTGAGTTACAACAACCTGGAGGCGATCCCATTCGGGGCCATACGGGGGCACCCAACCCTGGAGCGCCTCCACTtggattacaataaaattagttTGATTGATCCTGAGGCGTTTATGGCAATGCCAGCTTTGAGGGAGTTGAGGCTACGGAACAATTCCCTCTCGGATGTTTTGCCGGGACCACTGTGGAATCTCCCGGCTTTGAAGGGCCTGGACCTATCCGGGAATTTCTACAGGAAGTTGGGACCGCAACTCCTGATGAATTTACCGTCGTTGCGGAAAATTGATTTGAGTCAAAACGAGCTGAGTTTCGTCGACCCTTCGTCATTTATGCCAACGCAAGCCCTTGAACACATCAATTTATCGCGGAACGCCCTTGCAACGCTGCACCCGGCCACGTTCAGGCCCTTATTGAGTTTATACGAACTGGATGTTAGCCACAATTATTTGGTCGAGTTCGTGCCAAACCTTCCAAGAGGACTGGAATACATCCACATGTCGCATAATGAAATTAGTCACATACCCATACCCCCATCCCTTGACCTGGACCTACCCTCACTACGAATGCTGGATATTTCGCACAATCGCGTTCCTCAAATTCCTCCAAACTCGCTCAAATCGCTCCCACAATTGCGCCGCCTGTTCATTGGGAGAAACGCCGTGCAAAATTTGGAGGAACACTCCTTGGCTGGATTATCCCGTCTGGAAGTACTAGACCTGGACACTAATAACCTGGTCCAGGTCCACCGCAACTCCCTCTCCCAAATGGAGGACTTGAAGGAGCTCAATTTGAGGAACAACCGGCTGGATTACCTCCCACCTGACTTGTTTAAAGACAGTCAAGGGTTGAGAAAACTGGACGTTAGTAGGAACAAATTGTCCGAAGTAGCCCCAGGTGTGCTGAATCGTACGAAAAAACTGCACGTTTTGGACGCTTCTAACAACTTCCTGGTCCATCTGCCGCCGAATTTGTTTGgtatgaaaaatttacaagtGCTTGACTTGACCGGGAACCGCCTCAAATTCCTCAATCCCGAGATTTTGCGCAGTCTAGCCTCCTTGAGTGAGCTGCGCCTGGCTAATAATTTCATCCAGGATTTGAAAATGGGCGTTTTTGATAACTTGCAGCACTTGCGGTTGCTCAATTTGGAGCGGAACGAGATCGAAGTGATCGAGCCGAACGCAGTGCGGGCCTTGCCGCTGCTGAAGACGCTCAAAGTCAGTAGGAATAAGTTGAGGGAGGTGCCGAATTTTGCGTTTAGTAAGCTGCCGGGGTTGCAAGTGGCCGAGCTGCAGGAGAACCAGATCCGGGTTATTGATAGTAAGGCGTTCCATCTCGTCCCGCATTTGGTTTTGTTGAATTTGAGTCATAACCATTTGGGTGCGTTGGATGATGCGGGCTTGAGGAGTCTCAAGTCTTTGGAGATGTTGGATGTGAGTGGTAATCATATTGCGAGGATTGGGAGCGCGAGTTTGGAGAAGATGGAGTGGTTGGTGGAGTTGAGGATGaatgataataatatttgTGCAGTGCATGGGGCGCCCTTTGATGGGATGCCCAGGCTTAGGGTGCTCAATTTGAGGAATAATAAGATGGTGTCGCTGCCGGAGAGCGCCGTGATGAAGTTGAGGAGTAATATCGCTGTGCTCGATTTGGACG gGAACCCCTTATCGTGCGGTTGCAACCTGCTCTGGCTGCAGGCCTGGTTGCAGGAGGGTTCCTCGATGGGCCCCCGTTGCATAGACGGGTCCCTCCTCCGGGAGCTGCGTTTATCCCGTCAAGAGTGTCTCCCCGAAGACCGCAACGCCGAACTAGTAGCCCCAGGATGCGAATCCGAACTATTAACAGCCCCCAACACTTTCGGAACCTCTCAAATCTTCTCCCCTTGGATGAACCTCAAATCAAACATCTCGAAAGAACAGAAAAACCACTTGGCACCGTCCCCTGAAGAGTCCGAGTACTTTTACGATGAATACATCGACTACCCTTACAATGAAACCCAGCAGAATTTGGTCGAAAACGTTACCCAATCGCCCCACTACATCCCCGGAGACACCCCGACCCTCTACGCAGCCCCTCAAAATAAATCCCGGCCGGACATCCCGAAAGAAGTCACGAACTCGCCTAGCACTTCCGGTTTTACCTTTTTCGGGGTCCCACTCCCAGCCCtcaatttgaaaaacttgCTGGGAGGGGGCACAGGCCGAATGGACGATAATAAAATGACAATGGAGCGGAAAATGGCAATTGTGAATAAACCACCCCGGAGTGGGGCACGTGGGGGGCTGGGCTTACCAAATTTGCCCGAAATTCAAACCGGGGGCTTTGTCCCCCTACTGCCGGGAGAAGGGGGCTTTAAACCGATCCCAAACCCCAACTTGCAACAACCACAAGCCACGAATATAACTTTCAGCACCGTTTTTCCCACTGAAGCCAGTCCAAAAATTGACAATGTTACCACACTGCCACCCCCCACAACCACAACAGCCCCTCCCATCATGCACAATGTCTCGATTGTGACGGAACAAAAGACtcaaattttcgcaaaaattgaggaaatcaCGACCAACACTTCCATGGTGTCGTCCACGACGCTTGAAACGCCCCCGGTCCGGGAagaagttgtagaaaaaatcacGAGTACGACTCCCGAGACCAAAATTATGGAGGTTGTCGAAACTACCGAATTATCGACGACTGAATTGATCGAAACTGTTTCCACCCCTAAAGATGAAGTGAAGAAGGTGGCGACGCCCCTGTCGGCGCTTTTGGCTCCGGGTGGGCAACAACCGGAGTTCAGGCCTGCCGGAAGACCCACAATCACCAAAGTTCCGTCACCGCACGTTTCCGGGAGCGCGCCCCTTTTATCAAACCCGAGTTTTGCCGAAATTGTGCAACCCCTAGACGATaatattgagaaaattgcGGATGTGCAAAGTACGACCGACACGAGTTGGTATTTTgctaattataataaaactaacTTGGAGCCGTTTGTTGGCGTCAGTCAGTCGGTTCTTAGCAGTAAAGGGGACTGTCTTAAATTTGgattttggaaaattgtttTGGTCTTAATTGTGGGCGTtaatttgtt GAGGTGCTCCACGCCCACTTCCTCGGCCTCCTCAGCCCCTATTTCGCTCGGCACGTGCTCGAAAGTCTTGCTCGTGGGGGACCCATCATCGTGCACCTCCTCCACGGCCTGGTACGCCTCCGTCGGCAGCCCCAAATCCTTGGGTTTGGCATCGATAATCACCAAGACTGAATTGGG TTTGGGGCCCGTGTGGTACCAGCCCACGACCCGTTCCCGGGCGTTGACTTTTTTGAACATTCCGTACATGTTTTCCAA TCGAATTGTAACCTGCAAAACTGTTGGAAACGTCGAGGACGCCTTTGGCCCGCCAGCACCCCAGGAGCACCCCCACGACACGTTTCTGGTTCCCGATCTTGCCCATGCGGTTGAAGTGGTCGACCACACTCAGCAAAACCAAAGGGTGGACCACAACTTTGGTCGTG AACCCCACAAAAACACATGTCAGGGACTAACCAAAATGCAAGTTTCCGACCCGAATAACgtgaaaatttataatttgagCGCCGGCAAGTCACTGCCAGAG TGGCTTTCGGAACGCAAACGCCGGGCTTTGCTCAAGAAAGATGTGGACATTCGGCGAAGAATCGAGCTTATCCAGGACTTCGACATGCCGGGCCTTAGCACGACTGTGAAGGTCTCAAAAGACGGACAATACGTCCTGGCAACTGGCATTTACAAGCCCCGGATTAAATGCTTCGACGTTAACAACCTCTCGCTCAAATTCGAGCGCTGCTTCGATTCGGAAGCCGTAACGTTTGAGATTTTGAGCGACGATTACAGCAAA TTGGTTTTTTTACAATGTGACAGGTACATTGAATTTCATGCCGCACATGGGCGCTATTACCGCCTCAGGATCCCCAAATTTGGCCGCGATATGCGCTATCACTACCCCAGCTGCGACCTATTCGTAGTGGGGGCCAGTTCAGACATTTACAGACTTAATTTAGAAAGGGGCCAGTTCATGACGCCTTACACAAGCACTGCCTCTGCCATTAATAAGTGTGCAATTAACCCCGTCCACAATTTACTAGTCTGTGGCACACAAGAGGGCCGCGTCGAGGCGTGGGACCCCAGGAGCAAGGGCTTGGTGGGGACGCTTGACTGCGCCTTTAACTGCGTCACCGAAAATAAAGA ACTGGAAGGTTTCCCGTCTGTTAGTGCCCTTGCGTTTGACGGGGCCCTCACAATGGGGGTGGGGACAGCCACTGGACAAGTATTACTTTACGATATTCGATCAAACAAACCCTTCTGTATTAAAGACCACATGTATGGACTGCCTATCAAGGACGTAGAGTTCCACCACCAGCAAGacctaattttttcaatggaCAGTTCAGTTTTGAAAATCTGggacaaaaataat GGGAAATTATTTACGTCAATCGAGGCCTCAACCgagtttaataatttgtgtGTGGTCCCGAAAACCGGTCTCTTTTTCATTGCCAacgaaaacacaaaaattcagACGTATTACATCCCTAGTTTAGGCCCAGCCCCACGTTGGGCCAGTTTTCTTGACTCACTCACGGAGGAATTGGAGGAATCAAACTCTGAAAACATCTACGATGATTACAAATTTGTTACGAAACAAGAGCTGGAGAATCTCGGGTTGGATCATTTAATTGGGACGAATTTGCTAAGGGCTTACATGCACGG CTATTTCATGGATGTCAGGCTGTACAAAAAGGCCAAATCGGTCGCAAATCCGTTCGAGTTTGAGGAATACCGCAAAAAGAAAATTCGGGAAACGATCGAGAAAGAAAGGGTGAATCGGGTCCAGGTCAATAAATTACCAAAAGTCAACAAAGACCTCGCACTTAAACTAATGAACGACCAAGTGAAAGAcaagaagaagaaagaaaaCGCCAATCTTCTTGAAGACACGAGGTTTAAGGCCCTCTTCGAAAACCCCGACTTTGAAGTTGACAAAAACGCCGATGAATTCCGGTTACTAAACCCGGTCTTGTCACGGCTGGACAAATCAAAGAAGAAAGAAATGCTAAAGAAGATCCAGAGCGAAGATTTTGAACCCATCGATGAAGAACTAGAAGGCAAGAACAGTTCGGAAGAATCGTCCGACGATTACGAAGAGGAGAGTTCGGAAGACGAAACCTTGACTAAAGAAATCAAACAGCAACATAGAATTATCAACCGGGAGCACAGACTGAAACAACGCCAGGAAGACTACGAAGAAATGAAGGCACAACCCCAAATGTTCGAACTGAGACAAGGCGAAGAATACAAGGGGATACACAGCCTCAGGAAGAAAATTAACAAGGCCCCCCTGGAGGAACGAGTCAAGAGCGAAACCTCCTCGGTCCGCCTCTTAGGCTCAGTCGGAAGCCGCGAAATGACGTTCTCCACCCACAAAAAGCGCAAAGTCTCCGACTTGAAGAACAAGAAACACATGCAGGAGCGCAAACGCCTGAGTCGGCCCGTCCCCGGCCGCAGGAACCCATTTTCCcgcaaaaaactgtaa
- the Rpn8 gene encoding 26S proteasome non-ATPase regulatory subunit 7, with translation MPSQEVTTTKVVVHPLVLLSVVDHFNRMGKIGNQKRVVGVLLGCWRAKGVLDVSNSFAVPFDEDDKDKSVWFLDHDYLENMYGMFKKVNARERVVGWYHTGPKLHQNDIAINELIRRYCPNSVLVIIDAKPKDLGLPTEAYQAVEEVHDDGSPTSKTFEHVPSEIGAEEAEEVGVEHLLRDIKDTTVGTLSQRITNQLLGLKGLHLQLRDIRNYLMQVSEEKLPINHQIIYQLQDIFNLLPDISQDTFNKAFYVKNNDQMLVVYLAAMVRSIIALHNLINNKLTNKDAEEGKKEENKKDSKDSKDKDKEKEKDAKKDEKKK, from the exons ATGCCGAGTCAAGAAGTCACCACGACCAAAGTTGTGGTCCACCCTTTGGTTTTGCTGAGTGTGGTCGACCACTTCAACCGCATGGGCAAGATCGGGAACCAGAAACGTGTCGTGGGGGTGCTCCTGGGGTGCTGGCGGGCCAAAGGCGTCCTCGACGTTTCCAACAGTTTTGCAG TGCCGTTTGACGAGGACGATAAAGACAAGTCGGTGTGGTTTTTGGACCACGATTACTTGGAAAACATGTACGGAATGTTCAAAAAAGTCAACGCCCGGGAACGGGTCGTGGGCTGGTACCACACGGGCCCCAAACTGCACCAGAATGACATTGccattaatgaattaattaggCGCTATTGCCCCAATTCAGTCTTGGTGATTATCGATGCCAAACCCAAGGATTTGGGGCTGCCGACGGAGGCGTACCAGGCCGTGGAGGAGGTGCACGATGATGGGTCCCCCACGAGCAAGACTTTCGAGCACGTGCCGAGCGAAATAGGGGCTGAGGAGGCCGAGGAAGTGGGCGTGGAGCACCTCCTGAGGGATATTAAAGACACCACAGTTGGCACCCTTTCACAGAGGATTACGAATCAGTTGTTGGGCTTGAAGGGGCTGCATTTGCAATTGAGGGACATACGGAACTACTTGATGCAAGTCAGTGAAGAGAAGTTGCCGATTAATCACCAAATTATTTACCAGCTGCAAGATATTTTTAACTTGTTGCCGGATATTAGTCAAGATACGTTTAATAAGgcgttttatgttaaaaataacgATCAGATGTTGGTCGTTTACTTAGCGGCGATGGTGCGCTCCATTATCGCCTTACACAACCTTATCAATAACAAACTTACGAATAAAGATGCAGAAGAAGGGAAAAAAGAAGAGAACAAAAAAGACAGTAAGGATAGTAAAGACAAGGATAAGGAAAAAGAGAAGGACGCGAAGAAAgacgaaaagaaaaaataa
- the GrlHz gene encoding uncharacterized protein GrlHz isoform X1 — MAHTVVFTGPEVRENEQKMAEESCLSASLERRDYPFAEQSRQSSVTAVLNYCKSKILNPYLRVLSVVGLRPLISNQLESCFCFQFVNSVYTVQLIVLLILGYLLQYMACFRRDRGFCYKLVNNPYLVQIEDVKQIYEQICHAPLLFSFIIPSVLHLIGYVHAVLVIRHSDDDQLPVLMERVFLSSNGQSSQRKLVRTLWTFVTLTGIWMTLSLITIVCMMANGTINFKWLENMPEGVTVGLKILLVVCILWHDVVQASIISNYCLQTQLLTTYLQCLQEKLLQQPVQPLEWIRHIETFKKMLRFVNNELAPSVCIFTFINLACATSGILWFFDYDNVDKETVPIGGISTLNVILWLLLALAPFVQASRLSNECDILRNAGQEVRTRPFVHQDTPRHDLDSILLYTASLKLRAKLFSIPITGRYLCLFFMFVGIVILVLGQCHYFTLN, encoded by the exons ATGGCTCACACCGTCGTGTTTACAGGTCCGGAGGTGCGGGAAAATGAGCAGAAAATGGCCGAAGAATCGTGTCTATCGGCGAGCTTG GAACGTCGCGACTATCCCTTTGCCGAGCAGAGCCGCCAGTCCAGTGTTACTGCAGTGCTCAACTACTGCAAGAGCAAGATTTTAAACCCCTATCTCAGAGTTTTGAGCGTCGTGGGCTTGCGGCCCCTAATTTCCAACCAACTCGAGTCATGTTTCTGTTTCCAGTTCGTCAACTCTGTCTACACCGTTCAAttgattgttttattaatcCTGGGCTATTTGCTGCAATATATGGCCTGCTTTCGCCGGGATAGGGGCTTCTGTTACAAGCTCGTCAACAACCCGTACTTGGTCCAGATCGAGGACGTGAAACAAATTTACGAACAAATATGCCATGCCCCTCTTTTATTCTCGTTTATTATCCCAAGTGTTTTACATTTGATTGGCTACGTTCATGCCGTTTTGGTCATCAGACACTCAGACGACGACCAATTGCCTGTTTTAATGGAGCGAGTTTTCCTCTCCAGTAACGGACAAAGCAGCCAAAGGAAACTCGTGCGGACGCTATGGACCTTCGTCACCTTGACTGGAATCTGGATGACCTTATCCCTTATCACAATCGTGTGCATGATGGCCAACGGCACTATCAATTTCAAATGGCTGGAAAACAT GCCAGAGGGCGTCACAGTGGGGCTCAAAATCCTGCTAGTTGTGTGTATTTTATGGCATGATGTGGTCCAGGCCTCCATTATTTCAAACTACTGTCTGCAAACGCAACTCTTAACCACGTACTTGCAATGTTTGCAAGAGAAACTCCTCCAACAACCAGTCCAACCCTTGGAGTGGATCAGA CACATTGAAACGTTTAAGAAAATGTTACGTTTCGTCAATAATGAACTGGCGCCTTCGGTGTGCATTTTCACGTTTATTAATTTAGCGTGTGCCACTTCGGGcattttgtggttttttgaTTACGATAATGTCGATAAGGAGACGGTCCCCATTGGGGGGATTAGCACCCTCaatgtgattttgtggctttTGCTGGCGTTGGCCCCCTTTGTACAG GCTTCCCGCTTGTCGAACGAGTGCGACATTTTACGCAACGCCGGCCAAGAAGTGCGGACGCGGCCTTTCGTCCACCAGGACACTCCACGTCACGACCTCGACTCGATCCTCTTGTACACAGCCAGTCTAAAGTTGAGGGCTAAACTATTCTCAATCCCAATAACTGGCCGATATCTGTGTTTGTTTTTCATGTTTGTGGGAATAGTGATTTTGGTCTTGGGCCAATGTCATTATTTCACATTAAATTGA
- the GrlHz gene encoding uncharacterized protein GrlHz isoform X2, protein MAEESCLSASLERRDYPFAEQSRQSSVTAVLNYCKSKILNPYLRVLSVVGLRPLISNQLESCFCFQFVNSVYTVQLIVLLILGYLLQYMACFRRDRGFCYKLVNNPYLVQIEDVKQIYEQICHAPLLFSFIIPSVLHLIGYVHAVLVIRHSDDDQLPVLMERVFLSSNGQSSQRKLVRTLWTFVTLTGIWMTLSLITIVCMMANGTINFKWLENMPEGVTVGLKILLVVCILWHDVVQASIISNYCLQTQLLTTYLQCLQEKLLQQPVQPLEWIRHIETFKKMLRFVNNELAPSVCIFTFINLACATSGILWFFDYDNVDKETVPIGGISTLNVILWLLLALAPFVQASRLSNECDILRNAGQEVRTRPFVHQDTPRHDLDSILLYTASLKLRAKLFSIPITGRYLCLFFMFVGIVILVLGQCHYFTLN, encoded by the exons ATGGCCGAAGAATCGTGTCTATCGGCGAGCTTG GAACGTCGCGACTATCCCTTTGCCGAGCAGAGCCGCCAGTCCAGTGTTACTGCAGTGCTCAACTACTGCAAGAGCAAGATTTTAAACCCCTATCTCAGAGTTTTGAGCGTCGTGGGCTTGCGGCCCCTAATTTCCAACCAACTCGAGTCATGTTTCTGTTTCCAGTTCGTCAACTCTGTCTACACCGTTCAAttgattgttttattaatcCTGGGCTATTTGCTGCAATATATGGCCTGCTTTCGCCGGGATAGGGGCTTCTGTTACAAGCTCGTCAACAACCCGTACTTGGTCCAGATCGAGGACGTGAAACAAATTTACGAACAAATATGCCATGCCCCTCTTTTATTCTCGTTTATTATCCCAAGTGTTTTACATTTGATTGGCTACGTTCATGCCGTTTTGGTCATCAGACACTCAGACGACGACCAATTGCCTGTTTTAATGGAGCGAGTTTTCCTCTCCAGTAACGGACAAAGCAGCCAAAGGAAACTCGTGCGGACGCTATGGACCTTCGTCACCTTGACTGGAATCTGGATGACCTTATCCCTTATCACAATCGTGTGCATGATGGCCAACGGCACTATCAATTTCAAATGGCTGGAAAACAT GCCAGAGGGCGTCACAGTGGGGCTCAAAATCCTGCTAGTTGTGTGTATTTTATGGCATGATGTGGTCCAGGCCTCCATTATTTCAAACTACTGTCTGCAAACGCAACTCTTAACCACGTACTTGCAATGTTTGCAAGAGAAACTCCTCCAACAACCAGTCCAACCCTTGGAGTGGATCAGA CACATTGAAACGTTTAAGAAAATGTTACGTTTCGTCAATAATGAACTGGCGCCTTCGGTGTGCATTTTCACGTTTATTAATTTAGCGTGTGCCACTTCGGGcattttgtggttttttgaTTACGATAATGTCGATAAGGAGACGGTCCCCATTGGGGGGATTAGCACCCTCaatgtgattttgtggctttTGCTGGCGTTGGCCCCCTTTGTACAG GCTTCCCGCTTGTCGAACGAGTGCGACATTTTACGCAACGCCGGCCAAGAAGTGCGGACGCGGCCTTTCGTCCACCAGGACACTCCACGTCACGACCTCGACTCGATCCTCTTGTACACAGCCAGTCTAAAGTTGAGGGCTAAACTATTCTCAATCCCAATAACTGGCCGATATCTGTGTTTGTTTTTCATGTTTGTGGGAATAGTGATTTTGGTCTTGGGCCAATGTCATTATTTCACATTAAATTGA